Proteins from a genomic interval of Actinoalloteichus hymeniacidonis:
- a CDS encoding HAD family hydrolase has protein sequence MLAEHGLDRAFGVQVYSDEVGIRKPNPRIIELAATALGVTADRCWYVGDTLDRDVVAGRRAEVAAVVVTRSHHTDAPPFGVAAEPDAVFDTPEGLADALEAAGPARSPVRTSIPAAKPARAALLIDHGGVISHSQPDPDAMGEFAAEVARRLTGAGEQVAPAQALELIEKGRERHHLRKQQRHRAHVETGAPLAEVQPVDFWRDLVGAELPERQRAILTAEAFDLMHLLGRAKSRRILRTGVRELLETCRDAGLAVVVVSNTINGRAVRAQCAEHDLDGLIGAYVCSDEAGVRKPDPTIVREALRVAAADPARTWFYGDKPENDAEAARACGITHRVIVRGGSTPDETVDRALTSGLVTTAVPDAGQLAALIAAEHRTDADA, from the coding sequence ATCCTCGCCGAACACGGGCTCGATCGGGCCTTCGGTGTCCAGGTGTACTCCGACGAGGTCGGCATCCGTAAGCCGAATCCTCGGATCATCGAACTGGCCGCGACCGCGTTGGGTGTCACCGCCGACCGATGCTGGTATGTCGGTGACACGCTGGATCGCGACGTCGTCGCGGGCCGCCGGGCCGAGGTCGCCGCCGTCGTGGTGACCAGGAGCCACCACACCGACGCGCCGCCCTTCGGGGTCGCCGCCGAACCGGACGCGGTCTTCGACACCCCGGAGGGCCTGGCCGACGCCCTCGAAGCAGCCGGACCGGCACGAAGCCCGGTACGCACCTCGATTCCAGCCGCGAAGCCGGCTCGGGCCGCGCTGCTCATCGACCACGGCGGGGTGATCTCCCATTCGCAGCCCGATCCCGACGCCATGGGCGAGTTCGCCGCCGAGGTGGCCCGCCGGTTGACCGGGGCTGGCGAACAGGTCGCTCCCGCGCAGGCGTTGGAGCTGATCGAGAAGGGCCGCGAGCGGCACCACCTTCGCAAACAACAACGCCACCGGGCACACGTCGAGACCGGGGCGCCGCTGGCCGAGGTGCAGCCCGTCGACTTCTGGCGCGACCTCGTCGGCGCCGAGCTGCCCGAACGGCAACGCGCGATCCTCACCGCCGAGGCCTTCGATCTGATGCACCTGTTGGGACGCGCCAAGAGCCGCCGCATCCTGCGCACCGGCGTCCGAGAACTCCTGGAGACCTGCCGCGATGCCGGCCTTGCGGTGGTGGTCGTGTCCAACACCATCAACGGGCGTGCGGTGCGCGCGCAGTGCGCCGAGCACGATCTCGACGGGCTGATCGGCGCCTACGTCTGCTCCGACGAGGCAGGCGTGCGCAAACCCGACCCGACGATCGTGCGGGAAGCACTCCGGGTCGCGGCCGCCGATCCCGCACGCACCTGGTTCTACGGCGACAAGCCGGAGAACGACGCCGAGGCGGCCCGGGCCTGCGGCATCACCCATCGCGTGATCGTGCGCGGTGGCAGCACTCCCGACGAGACCGTGGATCGGGCGTTGACCAGTGGACTCGTCACCACCGCAGTACCCGACGCCGGGCAGCTGGCGGCGCTCATCGCCGCCGAGCACCGCACCGACGCCGATGCCTGA
- a CDS encoding LacI family DNA-binding transcriptional regulator — MSNQQRPSPTIIDVARAAGVSKSLVSLAIRGDAGVGSATREHILSVAHEIGYRSNLWARSLVRGRSQLVGVLLNDLHNTYHTDIVHGIEDAAAEQGLGVIISHGRREATVLAQRLEDVLALGVDGIVVISALLDPQLLRDAARRKPTVVVGRPPALPDTVGGVANHDERGARLAVEHLTSLGHRRIAHLTHSNRAAATARKQSYLDLMTALGYAEGIQVLDSEAGGETELLDSILVRRADAPTAVFASNDRRAASILGGALDAGLRVPEDLSIVGYDNTDLAASVRPGLTSVDQPRLAMGRLAMDILTEMLGGADARHEVVEPTLVVRGSTGRAAGTVN, encoded by the coding sequence GTGTCCAACCAACAGCGGCCATCGCCGACGATCATCGACGTGGCACGGGCCGCCGGAGTCTCGAAATCGCTCGTCTCATTGGCGATTCGGGGCGACGCCGGGGTCGGATCGGCGACCAGGGAGCACATTCTCTCGGTGGCGCACGAGATCGGCTATCGATCGAACCTCTGGGCGCGCAGCCTGGTGCGCGGCCGAAGCCAGCTGGTCGGCGTGCTGCTCAACGATCTGCACAACACCTACCACACCGACATCGTGCACGGCATCGAAGACGCGGCCGCCGAACAGGGCCTCGGCGTGATCATCAGCCACGGCCGTCGCGAGGCGACGGTGCTGGCGCAACGGCTGGAGGACGTCCTCGCGCTCGGCGTCGACGGCATCGTGGTGATCTCGGCCCTGCTGGACCCGCAGTTACTCCGCGATGCGGCCCGCCGGAAACCGACCGTCGTCGTCGGACGTCCACCCGCACTACCCGACACCGTGGGCGGCGTCGCCAATCACGACGAACGCGGCGCCCGCCTCGCCGTGGAGCACCTGACCTCCCTCGGTCATCGCCGCATCGCGCATCTCACGCACTCCAACCGGGCGGCGGCCACCGCGCGAAAACAGTCCTATCTGGACCTGATGACCGCCCTCGGTTACGCCGAGGGCATCCAGGTTCTCGACTCCGAGGCGGGCGGTGAGACCGAACTGCTCGATTCGATCCTCGTCCGAAGGGCGGACGCACCCACCGCCGTCTTCGCCTCCAACGACCGTCGCGCCGCCTCGATCCTCGGTGGCGCCCTCGACGCAGGCCTACGGGTCCCCGAGGACCTCAGCATCGTCGGCTACGACAACACCGACCTCGCCGCCTCGGTGCGCCCCGGCCTCACCAGCGTCGACCAACCTCGACTCGCCATGGGGCGACTGGCGATGGACATCCTCACCGAGATGCTCGGCGGCGCCGACGCCCGCCACGAGGTCGTCGAACCGACACTGGTGGTCCGAGGCTCCACCGGGCGGGCGGCGGGCACGGTGAACTGA